A genomic segment from Bacillus mesophilus encodes:
- a CDS encoding DUF3231 family protein, giving the protein MKEHNIELTSAEFGQLWCTYMNDSASIPILKYFLQGVDDLEIKPLIELALKMAQEHTEQIANIFINESYPIPIGFSDEDVNLDAPKLYSDTFILYFIRNLGKSALAAYGMAFSLVPRSDIVELFSTYIDETKNLEKSTKEVMLSKGLFIRSPYIAQPTRPDFIEKQSFLKGWFGERRTLTAVEISHLYMNHQNNTLGKALVLGFAQVAQSEELREFFVRGVELSKKIFEDLRTILEESTLPAPMTWDTEVKESTIAPISDKLMLFLINALTAISIGNMGGSLALCLRRDLTAKYANLIKDVGLYAEDGANIMIKNGWFERPPQAMDREFLTKGKSIK; this is encoded by the coding sequence ATGAAAGAGCATAACATTGAATTAACTTCAGCTGAATTTGGGCAATTATGGTGTACATATATGAATGATAGTGCATCCATACCTATATTAAAGTATTTTTTACAGGGTGTTGACGATCTAGAGATTAAACCCTTAATTGAACTGGCTTTAAAAATGGCACAAGAACATACAGAACAAATAGCAAATATCTTTATAAATGAATCCTATCCAATACCAATTGGTTTCTCTGATGAAGATGTTAATCTAGATGCACCTAAACTTTATTCTGATACTTTTATTCTATATTTTATAAGAAACCTTGGTAAAAGTGCACTCGCTGCTTATGGCATGGCATTCTCCCTAGTTCCGAGATCAGATATTGTAGAGTTATTTTCTACGTACATAGATGAAACGAAAAACTTGGAGAAAAGCACGAAAGAAGTCATGCTATCTAAGGGACTATTCATCCGTTCACCTTATATTGCTCAGCCAACTCGTCCAGATTTTATTGAAAAGCAAAGTTTTTTAAAAGGGTGGTTTGGTGAGAGAAGGACTCTCACAGCAGTAGAAATATCCCATCTTTATATGAATCATCAAAATAACACACTTGGTAAAGCTCTTGTATTAGGATTTGCACAAGTTGCACAATCAGAAGAATTAAGAGAATTCTTTGTAAGGGGTGTTGAATTATCCAAGAAAATCTTTGAGGATTTGCGAACGATTTTAGAAGAAAGTACCCTTCCTGCACCTATGACCTGGGATACAGAGGTAAAAGAAAGTACTATCGCACCTATTTCTGACAAGCTCATGTTGTTCCTGATCAATGCGTTAACAGCTATCTCAATTGGTAATATGGGAGGTTCATTAGCATTATGCTTAAGAAGAGATTTGACAGCTAAATATGCAAATCTTATAAAGGATGTAGGTTTATATGCTGAAGATGGGGCTAATATCATGATCAAAAATGGATGGTTTGAGCGTCCCCCACAAGCTATGGACCGAGAATTTCTTACAAAAGGGAAGTCAATTAAATAA
- a CDS encoding TerC family protein — protein MELFSPEFFSALLAIIMIDLVLAGDNAIVIGLAARNLPKHMQKKVIIWGTVGAIAIRAIATVLVVWLLKIPGLLVVGGVLLLWVAYKLLIEDKEHNVESGSNFWAAIRTIIIADALMGLDNVLAVAGAAHGSFLLVILGLLISIPIVVWGSTIILKFVERYPIIITIGAAVLAWTASKMIVGEPFLKPYFANPGIKYGFEILMIAIVLGLGAFVKSKRKSTEKQAA, from the coding sequence ATGGAGTTATTTTCACCAGAGTTTTTCTCCGCATTACTAGCAATTATCATGATTGACCTAGTTCTTGCAGGAGACAATGCAATCGTAATTGGGCTTGCGGCACGTAACCTGCCGAAGCATATGCAAAAGAAGGTTATTATTTGGGGAACAGTAGGGGCAATTGCGATTCGTGCAATTGCGACGGTTTTAGTCGTTTGGTTATTAAAAATACCTGGATTGCTAGTTGTTGGGGGAGTACTACTACTATGGGTAGCCTATAAACTACTTATAGAGGATAAAGAACATAATGTTGAATCAGGCTCAAATTTCTGGGCAGCTATTCGTACGATAATTATTGCAGATGCATTAATGGGTCTAGATAATGTATTAGCAGTAGCTGGTGCAGCACATGGGAGTTTCTTATTAGTAATCTTAGGACTATTAATCTCGATTCCAATTGTTGTGTGGGGCAGTACGATTATCCTTAAATTTGTTGAGCGTTATCCAATTATCATTACAATCGGAGCAGCAGTACTTGCTTGGACGGCCTCTAAAATGATTGTAGGGGAGCCATTCTTAAAGCCTTACTTCGCGAACCCAGGAATCAAATACGGATTTGAAATCCTAATGATTGCGATCGTGCTTGGATTAGGAGCTTTTGTTAAATCGAAGCGTAAATCAACTGAAAAGCAAGCAGCGTAA
- a CDS encoding RluA family pseudouridine synthase gives MHVEKKGEWLVLTAPSSWEGQAVEDILKLQVGVPKKLLHELRTGKGVTLNGDIQRWQQQIKKNDRLYIRCFLDEEYGVIPQDLNIEILYEDDHLLIANKPINMDTHPNEKNQTGTLANGVAFHYQQVGLQTKVRHVHRLDRDTSGVILFAKHPLASALLDQALEKREITRTYIAFVQGVLKKSKGTIKEAIGRDRHHPTRRRVSPTGQKAITNYEVVSTNKGLDVTMVKLRLETGRTHQIRVHMSHLGYPLLGDDLYGGESKYIKHQALHATSLQLIHPVTKESISVEAPLPLSLQKLV, from the coding sequence ATTCACGTAGAAAAAAAAGGGGAATGGTTAGTCTTGACCGCCCCTTCCTCTTGGGAAGGACAAGCAGTCGAAGACATTTTAAAACTTCAAGTTGGCGTTCCTAAAAAACTACTTCATGAACTTCGCACCGGCAAAGGTGTAACATTAAACGGAGATATACAACGTTGGCAACAACAGATAAAGAAGAATGATCGTCTCTACATTCGCTGCTTTTTAGATGAGGAATATGGAGTCATTCCGCAGGATTTGAACATTGAAATTTTATATGAGGATGACCATTTATTAATCGCTAACAAGCCAATTAACATGGACACACATCCAAATGAAAAAAATCAGACAGGAACTCTTGCCAATGGAGTTGCTTTTCATTATCAACAAGTTGGATTACAGACCAAGGTTAGACATGTTCATCGCTTAGATCGCGATACTAGTGGAGTCATCCTTTTCGCAAAGCACCCTTTAGCCAGTGCATTACTTGATCAGGCTCTTGAAAAAAGAGAAATTACGAGAACTTATATAGCATTTGTTCAAGGAGTATTAAAGAAAAGCAAGGGTACTATTAAAGAGGCAATCGGAAGAGATCGGCATCATCCAACTAGAAGAAGGGTTTCACCCACCGGACAAAAGGCTATTACTAACTACGAGGTTGTTTCAACCAATAAAGGATTAGACGTAACCATGGTGAAGCTTCGACTAGAGACTGGAAGAACTCACCAAATACGTGTCCACATGAGTCACTTGGGTTATCCTTTGTTGGGAGATGATCTTTATGGTGGGGAAAGTAAGTATATTAAACACCAAGCTTTACATGCTACTTCTCTTCAACTCATTCATCCTGTTACAAAAGAATCTATATCTGTAGAGGCTCCACTTCCTCTTTCATTACAAAAACTAGTTTAA
- a CDS encoding S1C family serine protease, giving the protein MDKDLEENTHRPFEHEKEDFDYDAFFNEEYDEEYEKSKEQKKKRKKLTSKAVGWVIILVLLVNGLAMWPKIINLPAVEFLAVSARLTQQDNIKEMKKSVVTIEWAGVKGTGFNVESDGLIITNEHVVDHTSTVNVHFKAGDSYAGRVIASYPELDIAVVDIEASDLPVLPISYGDQGDIGDPVTFIGNPLSFTQIANVGVIVGETLLSGWEVPVMMIEAPIYKGNSGSPVINEEGQVIGVIFATLQNPDIETKEIVGVATPSSYIEEIINQVND; this is encoded by the coding sequence ATGGATAAAGATCTCGAAGAAAATACGCATCGTCCTTTTGAGCATGAGAAGGAAGACTTTGATTATGATGCTTTTTTTAATGAAGAGTATGACGAGGAATACGAAAAGTCTAAAGAGCAAAAGAAGAAACGGAAGAAGCTTACCTCTAAGGCGGTTGGATGGGTAATTATATTAGTGTTATTAGTTAACGGTCTAGCTATGTGGCCCAAAATCATCAATTTACCCGCAGTTGAATTTCTAGCAGTATCCGCTAGATTGACACAACAGGACAATATAAAGGAAATGAAAAAATCCGTCGTCACAATTGAGTGGGCTGGAGTAAAAGGTACCGGATTTAATGTAGAGAGTGACGGTCTTATTATTACAAATGAGCATGTAGTAGATCATACCTCAACTGTAAATGTTCACTTCAAAGCAGGAGATTCTTATGCTGGAAGGGTGATTGCAAGTTATCCGGAGCTTGATATTGCTGTGGTTGATATTGAGGCTTCTGATTTACCTGTTCTTCCTATTTCTTACGGAGACCAAGGAGATATTGGTGATCCTGTTACCTTTATAGGAAACCCACTTAGCTTTACTCAAATCGCAAACGTTGGTGTTATTGTAGGTGAAACGTTATTATCTGGTTGGGAAGTGCCAGTCATGATGATTGAAGCACCGATATATAAAGGTAATAGTGGGAGTCCGGTTATAAATGAAGAAGGTCAGGTTATTGGTGTAATCTTTGCCACCCTGCAAAATCCAGATATTGAAACAAAAGAAATTGTGGGTGTTGCAACACCATCAAGCTATATAGAAGAAATAATAAACCAGGTGAACGATTGA
- a CDS encoding sensor domain-containing diguanylate cyclase: MSVTLRTYFVIIFSLFTIILTTFLSFTISKESGREVEKQIGETLARDSFQMADKLDQFMWSRYGEITVLTKLDVFRDANNIESIRDLLNELKINFPSFSWIGFTDHEGNVLASTDQILEGKNIAKRPVYYEATKETFIGDVHEAVLLAKLLPNPSGEPLKFVDISSPVFNHEGNLVGVLATHLSWEWAEQVTESVIQPLQRQENSLEVFIVSKKENTILLGPREMIGQPLDINAVAKAQNNQNSWSVEKWPDGKYYLTGYALADGFLNYPGLDWTVITRQPEAVAFYSVEELKQNIMTLGLLSTILFAVMGWYLAGIISNPLKQIAVTADRLKNGEKVEIPIKKGIRDIEILSTSLRHLIATLIKTEKDLGKMEMIAHQDKLTRLPNRLGLDVYLEQAVKNIETKQHLLFIYLDLDGFKTVNDSFGHHHGDVLLKAVGNRLKGCLRSEELVCRLSGDEFLAVIKTSTVDGHSEGTAVGTRMIEALNKPFEIEGEEITISCSIGIALWQNKNEDPYVAIRHADKALYVSKQNGKNQLTFHQNKD, translated from the coding sequence ATGTCAGTTACTCTTCGCACATATTTTGTTATTATATTTTCTTTATTTACTATCATACTTACAACCTTTCTTAGCTTTACAATCAGTAAAGAGTCCGGTAGAGAGGTAGAAAAACAAATCGGTGAAACATTAGCTAGGGATTCGTTCCAAATGGCTGATAAACTAGATCAATTTATGTGGTCGCGCTATGGTGAAATCACTGTCTTAACAAAGCTTGACGTCTTTCGGGATGCTAATAACATTGAATCTATAAGAGACTTACTTAATGAACTAAAGATAAATTTCCCTTCGTTTTCTTGGATTGGTTTTACGGATCATGAAGGTAATGTCTTAGCATCAACGGATCAAATTCTTGAAGGTAAAAATATTGCAAAACGACCTGTTTACTATGAAGCAACAAAAGAAACGTTTATTGGAGATGTGCATGAGGCTGTTCTTTTAGCTAAGTTACTACCTAATCCATCAGGAGAACCGTTAAAGTTTGTTGACATCAGCTCTCCGGTGTTTAACCATGAAGGTAATTTAGTTGGCGTACTAGCCACACACTTAAGCTGGGAATGGGCTGAACAGGTCACTGAGTCTGTTATTCAACCACTTCAACGCCAAGAAAATTCTCTAGAAGTGTTTATTGTTAGTAAAAAGGAAAACACTATTCTACTGGGTCCTAGAGAAATGATTGGGCAACCCTTAGACATTAATGCAGTTGCTAAGGCTCAAAACAACCAAAATAGTTGGTCCGTTGAAAAGTGGCCCGATGGTAAATACTATTTAACTGGATATGCGTTAGCTGACGGTTTTCTTAACTATCCTGGCTTAGACTGGACAGTAATTACGCGTCAGCCAGAAGCAGTAGCCTTTTATTCTGTAGAAGAGTTAAAGCAAAACATTATGACATTAGGACTTTTATCTACGATCCTGTTTGCTGTAATGGGATGGTACCTAGCTGGAATCATCTCTAATCCGTTAAAGCAAATTGCCGTTACGGCTGATCGCTTAAAAAATGGAGAAAAAGTGGAAATACCTATAAAAAAAGGAATACGTGATATTGAAATTCTATCAACCTCCCTTCGTCATTTAATTGCTACTCTTATTAAAACGGAAAAAGACCTAGGTAAAATGGAAATGATCGCTCATCAAGACAAATTGACTAGGCTTCCGAATCGACTAGGACTCGATGTATATTTAGAACAGGCTGTAAAAAACATAGAGACGAAACAACATCTATTATTTATATACCTTGACCTTGATGGCTTCAAAACTGTTAATGATTCATTCGGACATCATCATGGAGATGTATTGTTAAAAGCAGTAGGAAATCGACTGAAAGGATGTTTACGAAGTGAAGAATTAGTGTGTAGACTATCAGGTGATGAATTCCTAGCTGTAATTAAGACTTCTACTGTAGACGGCCATTCCGAGGGAACAGCTGTCGGAACAAGAATGATAGAAGCATTAAACAAGCCTTTCGAAATAGAGGGGGAAGAAATTACAATTAGCTGCAGCATTGGCATAGCACTATGGCAAAACAAGAATGAAGATCCCTATGTGGCCATTCGTCATGCTGACAAAGCCCTTTACGTTTCAAAACAAAACGGAAAAAACCAACTCACATTTCACCAAAATAAAGACTAA
- a CDS encoding class I SAM-dependent rRNA methyltransferase: MTKVILERKRKKRIEQGHPWVYQSEVNRIEGDFQPGEIVDVYNHQMHFLGKGYINPKSQMIVRILTYKQEEINEAFFVNKINKAWQLRQLLIPDVRSCRAIYGEADFLPGLVVDKYEDTLVVQIMSLGMDMRKEWILKGLLEVFNPKAVYLRNDVYVRELEGLEQEKGFWYGDGPTEVVIEENNVKYLVDIKDGQKTGFFFDQRENRSAIKPFITPETTLLDCFTHTGSFMLNGCSYGAKHVTAVDISEHAIETAKRNAELNGYQNVDYVVANAFDYLREAVNEGKQWDVVIVDPPAFAKSAHAVRKALGGYKDINLNGLKLVKEGGYFITASCSFHVRSDQFKEMLQDAAVDARKVLREVHWSGAGYDHPKLLAAEEGSYLKFGIYEVHSR, encoded by the coding sequence ATGACAAAAGTAATTTTAGAACGAAAAAGAAAAAAGCGTATTGAGCAGGGACATCCTTGGGTTTATCAAAGTGAAGTTAATCGGATCGAAGGAGATTTCCAGCCTGGAGAGATCGTCGATGTGTACAATCATCAAATGCACTTCTTAGGAAAAGGCTATATTAACCCTAAATCCCAAATGATTGTTAGAATCCTTACATACAAGCAAGAAGAAATAAATGAAGCTTTTTTTGTAAACAAAATTAATAAGGCGTGGCAGCTAAGACAATTACTAATTCCTGATGTCAGGTCATGCAGAGCTATATACGGTGAGGCCGATTTCCTACCTGGCTTAGTCGTCGATAAATATGAAGATACATTAGTAGTTCAAATCATGTCATTAGGAATGGACATGCGTAAGGAATGGATCCTTAAAGGATTATTAGAGGTTTTTAATCCGAAAGCCGTCTATTTACGAAATGATGTTTATGTTCGCGAGCTTGAGGGTCTGGAACAGGAAAAAGGATTCTGGTATGGTGATGGACCAACAGAAGTTGTGATTGAAGAAAATAATGTAAAGTATTTGGTAGATATTAAAGATGGTCAAAAAACAGGTTTCTTCTTTGACCAACGTGAAAACAGGTCTGCTATCAAGCCTTTTATTACCCCAGAAACTACTTTATTAGATTGTTTCACACACACAGGATCCTTTATGCTAAACGGCTGCTCATATGGTGCAAAGCATGTAACAGCCGTTGATATTTCTGAACATGCAATCGAAACGGCAAAACGAAATGCAGAATTAAACGGATATCAAAATGTTGATTATGTTGTAGCCAACGCTTTTGACTACTTACGTGAAGCCGTAAACGAAGGAAAGCAATGGGATGTTGTCATTGTAGATCCACCAGCCTTTGCAAAATCTGCTCATGCCGTTCGAAAAGCTCTTGGTGGTTATAAAGATATAAACTTAAACGGTCTTAAGCTTGTTAAGGAAGGCGGTTATTTTATTACAGCTAGCTGTTCTTTCCATGTTCGCTCTGACCAATTTAAAGAAATGCTTCAAGATGCAGCAGTTGACGCTAGGAAAGTATTACGAGAGGTACATTGGAGTGGAGCCGGGTATGACCATCCAAAGCTACTTGCTGCAGAAGAAGGTAGTTATTTAAAGTTTGGTATTTATGAAGTTCATAGTAGATAA
- a CDS encoding ABC transporter permease subunit codes for MLQLLNKMLRSFILLLLATVVIVYFVFISTDFFYYTNKFNFSVMSQSIIEYFRSVITTKSFGMSVQYTSLPVNEVVAERYENSLKIIIPAFIISVVVGILLGIHHFLVRERKIQSRLQRINHLLFGTVPDFFLLIAIQYGLILLIRANLIELKLFGDDTLFNLLFPIVIISITPTFFISNITYHSLVTESERDYVRTAMSKGSSQFSLLKHLLWNAWPTILGYTQTLMVIIISSLPIIERLCFFRGAGQQLIMSIKGNDTTVVIGLLMPFLLLVLLTLWITDIIKLFIARSSLEHELSGVTITANRFQRMYEFIKILPSKTIKNIYSLIVVLPFKTIKILLAIILFPFKAVTWLLAKIVTIPYINVGKRLFGIVRSTSFRRMFKTIFVFMKEYPSFILGTFILGGIACIAIFGPMMPFVDNELVGFRVGYDEDGNLLKAPLPPGDDYWLGTNREGRDLFSIVIHGARETFLQLFVIITIRFLISIPLGYFSSIHKGARNLLGFSNSLLSFLPTLIIVMLIGHIPPIQESGGRYVVLIIAIALIDVGRIGEIMRQEFTKINKTEYLLAAVATGTTWYNMIIRHYIPNIYQKIVYITISDMARIMVLLGGLGIVDVFLAQELSWDPEIGITIDNLTYTWASLLSDAIKDIQTAPWIPFFPALCIAITIMGLNLVGAGLKDFMDHQKKLRHQKEVRALSQDFHNEAKQWETNHSKGNVSI; via the coding sequence ATGCTGCAATTATTGAACAAAATGTTAAGAAGTTTCATTTTGCTGCTACTAGCTACTGTCGTAATCGTATATTTTGTTTTTATTTCCACTGACTTTTTCTATTACACAAATAAATTTAATTTTAGTGTGATGTCTCAATCAATTATTGAATATTTTCGCAGTGTAATCACTACTAAATCGTTTGGAATGTCCGTGCAGTATACTTCACTTCCTGTAAATGAAGTAGTTGCCGAGCGCTATGAAAATAGCTTAAAGATTATTATACCTGCTTTTATCATCAGTGTTGTAGTTGGAATTTTACTAGGAATTCATCATTTTTTAGTTAGAGAAAGAAAAATTCAGAGTAGACTACAAAGAATAAACCATCTCTTATTTGGTACAGTTCCAGATTTTTTCCTACTCATTGCGATTCAATATGGATTAATATTACTGATTCGTGCTAATTTGATTGAGCTAAAGTTATTTGGTGATGACACTTTGTTCAATCTCCTTTTTCCAATAGTAATCATCAGTATTACCCCTACTTTTTTTATATCAAATATTACGTATCATTCTTTAGTAACCGAGTCAGAAAGAGACTATGTAAGAACTGCTATGTCAAAGGGGTCAAGTCAATTTAGCCTACTTAAACATTTGCTCTGGAATGCATGGCCGACCATCCTTGGTTATACACAAACCTTGATGGTAATCATTATCAGCAGTTTACCGATCATTGAGAGGTTATGCTTTTTTAGAGGTGCCGGTCAACAGTTGATTATGTCAATTAAGGGAAATGATACTACTGTGGTTATAGGACTTCTCATGCCGTTTCTATTATTAGTGTTACTTACTTTATGGATTACGGACATTATAAAGCTATTTATTGCCCGCTCTAGCCTTGAACACGAATTATCTGGTGTTACAATTACAGCAAATCGATTTCAGCGAATGTATGAGTTTATTAAAATATTACCTTCTAAGACAATTAAAAATATTTATAGCTTGATTGTAGTATTGCCTTTTAAAACCATTAAAATCTTACTTGCAATAATTTTATTTCCATTCAAAGCTGTTACCTGGCTTCTTGCAAAAATCGTAACAATTCCTTACATCAATGTTGGTAAGAGATTGTTTGGTATTGTAAGAAGTACTTCCTTTAGAAGAATGTTCAAAACCATTTTTGTTTTTATGAAGGAATATCCTTCTTTTATTTTAGGAACCTTCATATTAGGAGGAATCGCCTGTATAGCTATATTTGGGCCAATGATGCCATTTGTTGACAATGAACTGGTAGGTTTTCGAGTTGGTTACGATGAAGACGGAAATTTGCTCAAGGCTCCTCTTCCACCAGGAGATGATTATTGGTTGGGCACAAATCGGGAAGGACGTGACCTATTCAGCATCGTAATACATGGTGCTAGAGAAACGTTCTTGCAGCTTTTTGTCATCATCACTATTCGATTCTTAATTAGCATTCCACTAGGATATTTCTCTTCCATTCATAAAGGGGCAAGAAATCTACTAGGCTTTTCAAATAGTCTACTTTCTTTCTTACCAACCCTGATTATAGTCATGTTAATTGGACACATTCCTCCTATACAAGAGTCGGGCGGCCGATATGTAGTTCTTATTATTGCCATCGCTCTTATTGACGTAGGTAGGATTGGTGAGATCATGCGACAGGAATTTACGAAGATTAATAAGACTGAATACTTACTTGCTGCCGTAGCAACAGGTACAACCTGGTATAACATGATTATTAGGCATTATATCCCGAATATCTATCAAAAAATTGTGTATATCACGATTAGTGATATGGCTCGAATAATGGTCCTCCTTGGCGGTCTCGGAATTGTAGACGTATTTCTAGCACAAGAACTCAGTTGGGATCCTGAGATTGGCATAACGATAGATAATTTAACATACACCTGGGCATCCTTGCTTTCTGACGCGATTAAGGATATTCAGACGGCACCATGGATTCCATTTTTTCCAGCACTATGTATCGCTATCACCATTATGGGGTTAAATTTAGTTGGAGCTGGATTAAAGGATTTCATGGATCATCAAAAGAAATTAAGACATCAGAAAGAGGTTCGCGCTCTTTCACAAGACTTTCATAACGAAGCAAAACAATGGGAAACTAACCATTCAAAAGGAAACGTAAGCATTTAG
- a CDS encoding dihydroorotate dehydrogenase, producing the protein MPDWSYHTIFKPILHRLPPVFGREFIHRGMNTISSIPFGEKVIEFLGHMETSPALKKELFGISFPSAVGLSGKIDPCLTGTKAFQHLGFGFLEIGPITKETINGKDLRLDRRNEQITFIKSESIGLIEAEQKLSSLKERKVPLLLRLEGTMAEIYSLTESFLAYADVVVIKYKPDYEFQDIKTLKSLLNNKSLILTISNKDLQHLLQQIPRLEIDGIMLEEDFHKESSQQLQSHIQSIRQLNAVEVDLPILTVGGIKEPQDAIELFTEGASLVLLNFEYVFSGPGLPKRINEVISQTSNKMVTKIEGWIWYYLFGFCILLAGLLTLIFSMTKVILPYDELFLQMVRGEIIEFNSLILNFMAHDRMTLAGTMVSGGFIYMQLSKHGIRNGFHWARKAVNVGAIIGFLGIFLFIGYGYFDWLHGLFWLILLPLFIKGFLQTKPASLTPSSINLTNHTYWRWSLIGQLSFVILGFSLTIGGIVISIIGATTVFVPTDITYLCMTADDLHLFNSRLIPVIAHDRAGFGSALLSVGLLVLMIALWGIREGERWIWWTLFIGAIPAFLSGIITHYVIGYTDFIHLLPAYLAFFFYVIGIIFLAPFLLKGQPSKR; encoded by the coding sequence TTGCCTGATTGGTCCTATCACACCATTTTTAAACCGATTTTACATAGACTTCCTCCTGTCTTTGGCCGCGAGTTCATCCATCGTGGAATGAATACCATTTCATCTATTCCTTTTGGTGAAAAAGTAATTGAATTTCTTGGACATATGGAAACCTCTCCTGCCTTAAAAAAGGAGTTATTCGGAATCTCCTTCCCTTCGGCTGTAGGACTAAGTGGAAAGATTGATCCATGTTTAACAGGTACAAAAGCTTTCCAACACCTTGGTTTTGGATTTCTTGAAATTGGACCTATTACAAAAGAGACAATCAATGGCAAGGATTTACGACTGGACCGTAGAAATGAGCAAATCACGTTCATAAAAAGTGAATCAATCGGTTTAATAGAAGCAGAACAAAAATTGAGTTCCCTTAAAGAGAGAAAAGTACCATTACTACTTCGCTTAGAAGGTACAATGGCAGAAATCTACTCTCTAACTGAATCCTTCCTTGCTTATGCAGACGTAGTGGTTATTAAATATAAACCGGACTATGAGTTTCAAGACATCAAGACATTAAAAAGCCTCCTAAATAATAAATCATTGATTTTAACAATAAGTAATAAAGATTTACAGCATCTTCTTCAGCAGATTCCTAGACTAGAGATTGATGGGATTATGCTAGAGGAGGATTTTCATAAGGAAAGCTCACAGCAATTACAATCTCATATTCAATCAATAAGGCAACTTAATGCAGTTGAAGTTGATTTACCGATACTTACTGTAGGAGGAATTAAGGAACCACAGGATGCTATTGAATTGTTTACTGAAGGCGCTTCTTTGGTTCTACTAAACTTTGAGTATGTGTTTAGTGGACCGGGACTGCCTAAGAGAATAAATGAAGTCATTTCACAAACATCCAATAAAATGGTGACTAAGATTGAGGGCTGGATTTGGTATTATCTTTTTGGCTTTTGTATTTTATTAGCTGGGTTACTCACACTCATCTTTAGCATGACGAAGGTTATCTTACCTTATGATGAGCTTTTTTTACAGATGGTTAGAGGGGAGATTATTGAGTTTAACTCACTCATCCTTAACTTTATGGCCCATGACCGGATGACCCTCGCAGGAACGATGGTTTCTGGTGGATTTATCTATATGCAGCTCTCTAAGCATGGAATTAGAAATGGTTTTCATTGGGCTAGAAAGGCTGTAAATGTGGGAGCCATTATCGGATTTCTAGGAATCTTCCTATTTATAGGCTATGGCTATTTTGATTGGTTACACGGTCTATTTTGGTTAATTCTTTTACCACTTTTTATCAAAGGCTTCCTTCAAACGAAGCCGGCTAGCTTAACACCTTCTAGTATCAATCTTACAAACCATACCTATTGGAGATGGAGCTTAATAGGTCAGTTGTCCTTTGTTATATTAGGATTCTCTTTAACAATAGGTGGAATTGTCATTTCTATCATTGGAGCAACAACTGTATTTGTTCCAACTGACATAACGTATTTGTGTATGACTGCGGATGATCTTCACCTTTTCAACAGCCGACTGATTCCTGTTATAGCCCATGATAGAGCTGGATTTGGAAGTGCTTTATTAAGTGTGGGGTTACTTGTACTAATGATTGCATTATGGGGGATCCGTGAAGGAGAACGGTGGATATGGTGGACACTCTTCATTGGAGCAATTCCTGCCTTTTTGTCAGGAATTATAACTCATTATGTTATTGGCTATACAGATTTCATCCATCTGTTACCTGCCTATCTCGCATTTTTCTTTTATGTAATAGGAATCATCTTCCTAGCTCCGTTCTTATTAAAAGGGCAACCTTCAAAACGGTAG